The genomic DNA CTCCCTTTCTCCTCGGTCCACAGAGACAAAATGTAAGACTGGCGCCAACAGTTCATCACGAAAGAAAGGACTAGCTGAGCCGAGATCACTAACTCAAACGAATTTAATACTAATAGAAAATACTAATCGAATAGAAATAGAACTGTCTTTTCATATAGATATCCCTTCAACACAACATAGGTCATCGAAAGGATCTCGAAGACCCACCAACGCACGAAAGCTGGGATCTTTCAGAAAATAGATTCCTATTCGAAGGGTGCATAACCGCATGGATAAGCTCACACTAACCCGTCAATTTGGGATTCAATTCGGTTCCGAGGTATCGGGAAGGAATTGGAATGTAATAATATCGATTCATCCAGATACAGAAGAAAGGGTTCTCTATTGATTCAAACGCTCTACCTACGAGATAGGGatagagaaagaggaaaaaaccGAGGATTTCACATAGTACTTTTGATCGAAAAATCGATCTGatttttttcgtacttttcgctcAATGATGAAATGGGTCAGATTCTACAGGACCAAACCTTGTGGGAGTTAACGaatgatgaaagaaaagaaaaaaagaaagtaaataaaaatgcagTAGAAGAGTCCTGATTCCAAacgaaaaaatgaaaacttcatTGAAAAGGATCTTTCTGATTATTGAAGAATGGGGCAAAAGGATTGATCGCGAAAGATTTCTTGTTCTTATTAGAAGATCGTGATTGGATCCACATATGTttggtaaaaagaaagaaaaaatcttcttctttgagaataataaaaaggaaagtGTTCAATTGGAACATGAAAACGTGACTGAATTGGTCCTAGTTACTCTTCGGAACGGAATAGAAGAAGGGGAGAGATTCTCGAACCGAACTAGGAAACGGATCCAAtgacttcaaaaaaaattgaacgagGAGCCATATGAAGTGAAAATCTCATGTACGGTTCTGTAGAGTGGCAGTAAGGGTGACTTATCTGTCAACTTTTCCACTATTACACCCAAAAAACCAAACTCTGCCTTACGTAAAGTTGCCAGAGTACGCTTAACCTCTGGATTTGAAATTACTGCTTATATACCCGGTATTGGCCATAATTTACAAGAACATTCTGTAGTCCTAGTAAGAGGGGGGAGGGTTAAAGATTTACCCGGTGTGAGATATCACATTGTTCGAGGAACCCTAGATGCTGTCGGAGTAAAGGATCGTCAACAAGGGCGTTCTAGTGCGTTGTAGATTCTTATCCAAGACTTGTATCATTTGAAAATGCCATGTGAATCGCTAGAAACATGTAAAGTGTATGGCTAACCCAATAACGAAAGTTTCGTAAGGGAACTGGAGCAGGCTACCATGAGACAAAAGATTTTCTTTCTAAAGAAATTCGATTCGGAACTATGATATGTCCAAGGTCCAATATGGAAAGAATTTCAAAGGTTTTCCTTGACTTTGTCCGTGTCAACAAACAATTCGAAATGCCTCGACTTTTTTAGAATAGGTCCGAGTCAAATAGCAATGATTCGAAGCACTTTACACTATTTTGGAAACCCAAGGACTCAATCGTATGGATATGTAAAATACAGGATTTCCTATCCTAGCAGGAAAAGGGGGAACGGATACTCAATTTCAAGTGAGTAAACAGAATTCCATACTAGATATCATAGATACATATAGAATTCTGTGGAAAGCCGTATTCGATGAAAGTCGTATGTACGGCTTGGAGGGAGATCTTTCATATCTTTCGAGATCCACCCTACAATATGGTGCCAAAAAgccaaaataaatgattttagccCTTATAAAAGTTCTAAAAAAACGGATTCCTCCTTTCACGCTCATGTCACGGCGAGGTACTGCAGAAGAAAAAACCGCAAAATCCGATCCAATTTATCGTAATCGATTAGTTAACATGTTGGTTAACCGTATTCTGAAACACGGAAAAAAATCATTGGCTTATCAAATTCTCTATCGAGCTATGAAAAAGATTCAACAAAAGACAGAAACAAATCCACTATCTGTTTTACGTCAAGCAATACGTGGAGTAACTCCCGATATAGCAGTAAAAGCAAGACGCGTAGGCGGATCAACTCATCAAGTTCCCGTTGAAATAGGATCCGCACAAGGAAAAGCACTTGCCATTCGTTGGTTATTGGGGGCATCCCGAAAACGTCCGGGTCGAAATATGGCTTTCAAATTAAGTTCCGAATTAGTGGATGCTGCCAAAGGTAGTGGCGATGCCATACGCAAAAAGGAAGAGACTCATAGAATGGCAGAGGCAAATAGAGCTTTTGCACATTTTCGTTAATCCATGAACAGGATCTATATAGACACGTAGACCCATGAATCCATACATCTCGATCGAAAAAGAATCGAAATTGATGAATATATCTCTCGAAACAAACGAAAAGGAAacgaaaaacaaaacataaatcatGGATCAATTAAGCCCTCTCGGGGACTTGcttaagaatgagaaagaggAATCTTATGTAAATACCACAGAATAAGGTTTGGTCCTATTCATGGGGATTCTGTAACTATTCCAttccaaaaagataaaaaaattcgaAACAATTGGGATTTTTTGGAGATTGGATGCAGTTACTAATTCATGATCTGACATGTACAGAATGAAAACTTCATTCTCGATTCTACAAGAATTTTTATGAAAGCCTTTCATTTGCTTCTCTTCGATGGAagttttattttcccagaatgtATCCTAATTTTTGGCCTAATTCTTCTTCTGATGATTGATTCAACCTCTGATCAAAAAGATATATCTTGGTTCTATTTTATCTCTTCAACAAGTTTAGTAATGAGCATAACGGCCCTATTGTTCCGATGGAGAGAAGAACCTATGATTGCCTTTTCGGGAAATTTCCAAACGAACAATTTCAACGAAatctttcaatttcttattttactaTGTTCAACTCTATGTATTCCTCT from Vigna unguiculata cultivar IT97K-499-35 unplaced genomic scaffold, ASM411807v1 contig_3, whole genome shotgun sequence includes the following:
- the LOC114171575 gene encoding uncharacterized protein LOC114171575 codes for the protein MILALIKVLKKRIPPFTLMSRRGTAEEKTAKSDPIYRNRLVNMLVNRILKHGKKSLAYQILYRAMKKIQQKTETNPLSVLRQAIRGVTPDIAVKARRVGGSTHQVPVEIGSAQGKALAIRWLLGASRKRPGRNMAFKLSSELVDAAKGSGDAIRKKEETHRMAEANRAFAHFR